A genomic segment from Helicobacter sp. NHP19-012 encodes:
- the fliY gene encoding flagellar motor switch protein FliY: protein MDDFLKLFVQEFTTTINGLLGKAPQVELKNEISVGDFIFIEHASVTIRVTPNANLKITLAIPVPMATALADLMVGGEGASKETLETDDLDAIKEIGSNVFGALSTALKSQEALPKLGFETEGAGFARDGSSLDPYSDGFEFSFKLDALESSFFIFCGGVFLDIFNKKEVVQNVPKGRPAPAAPSIPVVQRTERTDGDHSLEQLEIRNINMLLDIKLNVRVRIGQKKMILKDVVSMDIGSVVELNQMVNDPLEILVDDKVIAKGEVVIVDGNFGIQITDIGSKKERLEQLKDS from the coding sequence ATCGACGATTTTTTAAAACTTTTTGTACAAGAATTCACAACCACGATCAATGGCTTGCTAGGCAAAGCTCCCCAAGTGGAATTAAAAAACGAGATCTCTGTGGGAGATTTTATCTTCATCGAACACGCTTCTGTAACAATCCGTGTAACCCCTAATGCAAATTTAAAGATCACTTTGGCGATCCCCGTGCCTATGGCGACAGCTTTAGCGGATTTAATGGTTGGGGGAGAGGGGGCTTCTAAGGAAACTTTAGAAACCGATGATTTGGATGCGATCAAAGAGATCGGCTCGAATGTCTTTGGGGCCCTTAGCACTGCCTTAAAGTCTCAAGAAGCTTTACCCAAACTAGGCTTTGAAACAGAGGGAGCGGGCTTTGCCCGCGATGGGTCTTCTCTCGACCCCTATAGCGATGGCTTTGAGTTTAGCTTTAAATTAGACGCTTTGGAATCAAGCTTTTTTATTTTCTGTGGGGGCGTGTTTTTAGACATTTTCAATAAAAAAGAAGTGGTACAAAATGTCCCCAAAGGTCGTCCCGCCCCGGCTGCGCCTAGTATTCCTGTGGTGCAAAGGACAGAACGCACGGATGGCGATCACTCCCTAGAACAGCTTGAGATCCGCAACATCAACATGCTCTTAGACATCAAGCTCAATGTCAGGGTGCGCATTGGGCAGAAAAAGATGATTTTAAAAGATGTGGTGTCTATGGATATAGGCAGTGTGGTGGAGCTCAACCAAATGGTGAACGACCCCCTAGAAATTTTGGTCGATGATAAGGTGATTGCTAAGGGGGAGGTGGTGATCGTGGATGGCAACTTTGGCATCCAAATCACCGACATCGGTAGTAAGAAAGAACGCCTAGAACAACTCAAAGACAGTTAG
- the flhF gene encoding flagellar biosynthesis protein FlhF encodes MKLYTYSGETTAEALKLAQSEHGHNALVVKAKEIRKKTLTEPGLYEVVVAVDQETPPKTNNMQEKLDNLRNPPPKPDEGVQVDLSATIREMRKLAGVDEDAPIKPATINASKELTKIAQDSLRDAQVRPPEPAIPAPKKKDKEKEKAEGVALHSIKGELNKINDNLKLIQNMVWSEEKEQGLLIPHEFAEIYRLAKNSGMHKNHLDEIMRLSLELMPVKMRENSVTVKRYFREVLRKMIYCRHEGLDLNYKKIVMLVGPTGVGKTTTLAKLAARYSKMLDKKYKVGILTLDTYRIGAVEQLVWYAKKMKISIETVMDAQDFNKEMQALEYCDVVLIDTTGHSQHDSKKIENLKKFTENGYRIDTALVLSLTTKYEDLTDIYNAFSPLGIDSLIFTKLDESRGFGNLFSLVYESKKPISYLSIGQEVPMDLLVASNDYLVDCMLDGFTHPGRKQA; translated from the coding sequence GTGAAACTCTACACTTATAGCGGAGAAACCACCGCCGAAGCCTTGAAACTCGCCCAAAGCGAGCACGGGCACAACGCCCTCGTGGTGAAAGCCAAAGAGATCCGCAAGAAAACCCTCACCGAGCCCGGGCTCTATGAAGTGGTGGTGGCAGTGGATCAAGAAACTCCGCCCAAAACCAACAACATGCAAGAAAAGTTAGACAATCTGCGCAACCCCCCACCCAAGCCCGATGAGGGTGTGCAGGTGGACCTATCTGCGACCATCCGCGAAATGCGTAAACTCGCCGGCGTGGATGAGGATGCCCCAATCAAGCCTGCCACAATCAACGCCTCTAAAGAGCTCACAAAGATCGCCCAAGACAGCTTAAGAGACGCTCAGGTGCGCCCACCCGAGCCGGCAATCCCTGCCCCTAAAAAGAAAGACAAAGAGAAAGAAAAAGCCGAGGGGGTGGCTTTGCACTCCATTAAGGGCGAATTGAATAAAATCAACGACAATCTAAAGCTCATCCAAAACATGGTGTGGAGTGAGGAAAAAGAACAGGGACTGCTCATTCCCCACGAGTTTGCCGAAATTTACCGCCTTGCTAAGAATAGTGGCATGCATAAGAACCACTTGGATGAGATCATGCGCTTGAGCTTGGAGCTGATGCCCGTGAAAATGCGCGAGAACTCCGTAACCGTGAAGCGCTATTTTCGCGAGGTGTTGCGCAAGATGATTTATTGTCGGCACGAGGGGCTAGATTTAAATTATAAAAAAATTGTCATGCTCGTAGGGCCTACTGGGGTGGGTAAAACCACGACTCTAGCCAAACTCGCTGCCCGTTACTCTAAAATGCTGGATAAAAAATACAAGGTGGGGATTTTGACGCTAGACACCTACCGCATTGGGGCGGTGGAGCAACTGGTGTGGTATGCTAAGAAAATGAAAATCAGCATTGAAACCGTGATGGATGCGCAGGACTTCAATAAAGAAATGCAGGCACTGGAATATTGCGATGTGGTGCTCATCGACACCACGGGGCACTCCCAACACGACAGCAAAAAAATTGAGAATTTAAAGAAATTTACAGAAAATGGGTATAGAATTGACACGGCTTTGGTGTTGTCTTTAACCACGAAATATGAGGATTTGACCGACATTTACAACGCCTTTAGCCCTTTAGGGATCGACAGCTTGATCTTCACAAAATTAGACGAAAGTCGGGGGTTTGGAAACTTGTTTTCTTTAGTCTATGAGAGCAAAAAGCCCATTAGTTACCTTTCCATAGGTCAGGAAGTGCCTATGGATTTGCTTGTGGCTAGTAATGACTATTTGGTGGATTGCATGCTCGATGGTTTCACGCACCCGGGTAGGAAACAAGCATGA
- a CDS encoding RNA polymerase sigma factor FliA, whose protein sequence is MSTTPYLEQIQNSQDELAIQYLPAVRSMAFRLKERLPSSVDFNDLVSVGTEELIKLSRRYDVVLNDSFWGYAKTRVNGAMLDYLRSLDVVSRSSRKLIKSIDHEVSKYYNEHGQEPDDVYLAEVLNEDISKIRDAKAASDIYAHVPMDEQFSAIEQDNITKKLEFEELLSAIQATLKTMTDREQLLIQLYFFEELNLSEIREILGITESRISQIIKEVIKKVRKSLGASHG, encoded by the coding sequence TTGAGCACCACGCCTTACCTAGAGCAAATCCAAAACTCCCAGGACGAGTTGGCGATCCAATACCTACCCGCCGTGCGCTCTATGGCGTTTCGCTTGAAAGAGCGCTTGCCTAGCTCTGTGGACTTCAACGACTTAGTGTCTGTGGGCACAGAAGAGCTCATCAAGCTCTCTAGGCGTTATGATGTGGTGCTCAACGACTCGTTTTGGGGCTATGCCAAGACACGGGTCAATGGGGCGATGTTGGATTATTTGCGCTCGTTGGATGTGGTGTCGCGCTCTTCAAGAAAGCTTATTAAAAGCATTGACCATGAAGTGTCTAAGTATTACAACGAACACGGACAAGAGCCCGATGATGTGTATTTGGCTGAGGTGTTGAACGAGGACATTTCTAAGATTAGGGATGCTAAGGCAGCCTCCGACATTTACGCCCATGTGCCCATGGACGAGCAGTTCAGCGCCATCGAACAAGACAACATCACCAAAAAACTAGAGTTTGAGGAGTTGCTAAGTGCGATCCAAGCCACGCTAAAGACCATGACCGATCGCGAACAACTTTTGATCCAACTCTATTTTTTTGAAGAATTGAATTTGAGCGAGATCCGCGAGATTTTAGGGATCACCGAGTCGCGCATTTCGCAAATCATCAAAGAGGTGATCAAAAAGGTACGCAAATCTCTAGGAGCAAGCCATGGCTGA
- a CDS encoding methyl-accepting chemotaxis protein — translation MGIDKINVSQRLFGGFAIVIMLMAVAACVGIIRVHSINNILTELTDYNAVKQRYAINMRASVHDRSIAIRDAILAQNDAYYQRQVALIQKLNDIYKRNKDAMADMFVRISEHVSDHERQLVRHIYAVEVSSMPQIKEVLALARKNNRLAAKILEEDGLAQNFTKWLAAVNAFIDYEEHLNQQLTPKARNIASHFGFLILVLTLVMAVVGMGIAFRITRYIKASLGAEPRQICEVVATIAKGDLSREVQTHFKHSALDAIGEMQSSMVHIIRQINQSSKDISQKSLLISDLSKVSQKNANKQEDMTTQLIANMQNIQGSIQEVKAIVEQTEANSTQSVEISKQGKEAMEGMAAGMTHITSGVENSAAQIQSLDQHAQSIGHSTELIQGIADQTNLLALNAAIEAARAGEHGRGFAVVADEIRKLAEHTGEATKEIDHIIQLIQAETKKSVASMENMVIEVRKSREHVSEAVKALETIYDKATNSLEDTKRVVLHSHNQYGQIEEVANKVNQIAQMAVEVSKSMASNTQEISALESTAQSLQKIVDSFTL, via the coding sequence ATGGGCATCGATAAGATCAATGTTTCTCAGAGGCTCTTTGGTGGCTTTGCCATTGTGATCATGTTGATGGCTGTGGCTGCTTGTGTGGGGATTATTAGGGTGCACAGCATCAACAATATCCTCACGGAACTCACAGACTACAACGCCGTGAAACAACGCTATGCTATCAACATGCGCGCTAGTGTGCACGACCGCTCTATTGCCATTAGAGATGCGATTTTAGCCCAAAACGATGCTTATTACCAACGACAGGTCGCATTGATCCAAAAGCTCAATGATATTTACAAGAGAAATAAAGATGCAATGGCAGATATGTTTGTCCGCATCTCTGAACATGTCAGCGATCATGAGCGGCAGTTAGTGCGCCACATCTACGCCGTTGAGGTTTCAAGCATGCCCCAAATTAAGGAGGTCTTAGCTTTAGCCCGTAAGAACAACCGTCTTGCGGCTAAAATCTTAGAAGAAGATGGACTAGCGCAAAACTTCACTAAGTGGCTAGCTGCTGTGAATGCTTTCATTGACTATGAGGAGCATTTAAACCAACAACTCACCCCAAAAGCCCGCAACATTGCGAGCCATTTCGGTTTTTTGATTTTAGTGCTTACTTTAGTGATGGCAGTTGTGGGGATGGGGATTGCCTTTAGGATCACCCGCTATATCAAGGCTTCTTTGGGGGCTGAACCTCGCCAAATCTGTGAAGTGGTCGCTACGATTGCTAAGGGAGATTTGTCTAGGGAAGTGCAAACCCACTTCAAACATAGTGCTCTAGATGCAATTGGTGAAATGCAAAGTTCTATGGTGCACATCATCCGCCAAATTAACCAATCTTCAAAGGACATTTCCCAAAAATCCTTACTGATTTCAGATTTGTCTAAAGTGTCGCAGAAGAATGCCAATAAACAAGAGGACATGACCACCCAGCTCATTGCCAACATGCAAAATATCCAAGGCAGTATCCAAGAGGTGAAAGCGATTGTGGAGCAGACAGAGGCTAATTCCACGCAGAGCGTGGAGATCAGCAAACAGGGCAAGGAAGCGATGGAGGGTATGGCCGCAGGGATGACACACATCACAAGTGGGGTTGAGAACTCTGCTGCACAGATCCAGTCCCTAGATCAGCACGCCCAAAGCATAGGCCACAGCACCGAGCTGATCCAAGGTATTGCCGACCAAACGAATTTATTAGCCTTGAATGCCGCCATTGAGGCGGCTAGAGCAGGTGAACATGGGCGTGGCTTTGCGGTGGTCGCCGATGAAATCCGTAAATTAGCTGAACATACAGGTGAAGCCACAAAGGAGATCGACCACATCATCCAGCTTATCCAAGCAGAAACGAAAAAATCCGTGGCGAGCATGGAGAATATGGTGATAGAGGTGCGCAAGAGCCGAGAGCATGTGAGTGAGGCTGTAAAGGCACTAGAAACAATCTATGATAAAGCCACGAACTCTTTAGAGGATACAAAAAGGGTCGTGTTGCACTCCCACAACCAATACGGTCAAATTGAGGAAGTCGCCAACAAGGTTAACCAAATTGCCCAAATGGCTGTAGAAGTGTCCAAGTCAATGGCAAGCAACACACAAGAGATCAGCGCATTAGAATCCACCGCCCAAAGCTTGCAAAAAATCGTCGATAGTTTCACGCTTTAG
- a CDS encoding P-loop NTPase: MKQNQASGLEHIMEPQSIFNKRGKTKFVAVTSGKGGVGKSTISANLAYSLFKSGYKVGILDADIGLANLDIIFGIKTTKNILHALRGEVHFSEVIYPLEEGFYLVPGDSGEEIFKYVSQDILDSYVDETKLLDDLDYMIIDTGAGIGEFTQAFLRASDCVVVITTSDPAAITDAYTTIKVNSKTKDDVFVLVNMVDSAEKALQIFGGIQRVAKENIPNMTLNYLGNIQNSNAVRRSIKDRKLLCKSEPFNAFSFSMNQIVKILTLKLEQGVVETPKDNLIGFFKRLLRYL; the protein is encoded by the coding sequence ATGAAGCAAAACCAAGCCAGCGGTTTAGAGCACATCATGGAGCCCCAGAGCATCTTCAACAAAAGAGGCAAGACAAAGTTTGTGGCGGTCACTTCGGGTAAGGGGGGCGTGGGCAAGAGCACCATCAGCGCAAACTTAGCCTATAGCTTGTTTAAGAGTGGCTATAAGGTGGGGATTTTAGACGCAGACATTGGGCTAGCAAACTTAGACATCATCTTTGGCATCAAGACCACAAAGAATATCTTGCATGCCCTACGGGGGGAGGTGCATTTTAGCGAGGTGATCTACCCCCTTGAAGAGGGCTTTTATTTAGTGCCCGGGGATAGTGGCGAAGAGATTTTTAAATATGTGAGCCAAGACATCCTAGATAGTTATGTGGATGAAACCAAGCTCTTAGATGACTTGGATTATATGATCATCGACACGGGGGCAGGTATTGGCGAATTTACGCAGGCTTTTTTAAGGGCAAGTGATTGCGTGGTGGTGATCACCACATCCGACCCGGCTGCGATCACCGATGCCTACACCACGATCAAAGTCAATTCCAAAACCAAGGACGATGTCTTTGTGCTGGTGAACATGGTCGATTCGGCAGAAAAAGCCTTGCAAATCTTCGGGGGTATCCAGCGGGTGGCTAAAGAGAACATCCCCAACATGACCTTAAACTACCTAGGCAATATCCAAAACAGCAATGCCGTGAGGCGTTCGATCAAAGATCGTAAATTGCTGTGCAAGAGCGAGCCTTTCAACGCCTTTTCGTTTTCTATGAACCAGATTGTCAAAATCTTAACCCTAAAACTTGAGCAGGGCGTGGTGGAAACCCCTAAAGACAATCTCATCGGGTTTTTCAAACGCTTGCTTAGGTATCTGTGA
- the aroQ gene encoding type II 3-dehydroquinate dehydratase, with protein sequence MKILVIQGPNLNMLGHRDPRLYGPVTLDQIHENMENFAKQNELELEFFQSNFEGEIIDRIQECVGSDIEGIIINPGAFSHTSIAIADAIMLADMPVIEVHLTNIFAREEFRKVSYTGSVSAGVVTGFGAFGYHVAMIAMMQILAEIKAIKESQAQQQQQIEKE encoded by the coding sequence ATGAAAATTCTTGTGATTCAGGGGCCTAACTTAAATATGCTGGGGCATAGGGACCCTAGGCTTTATGGTCCCGTAACTTTGGATCAAATCCACGAAAACATGGAGAATTTTGCTAAACAAAACGAGCTTGAGTTAGAGTTCTTCCAAAGCAATTTTGAGGGCGAAATCATCGACAGAATCCAAGAATGCGTGGGCAGCGATATAGAGGGGATCATCATCAATCCCGGGGCATTCTCCCACACCTCTATCGCTATCGCTGATGCGATCATGCTCGCTGACATGCCTGTAATTGAAGTGCATTTAACAAACATCTTCGCCCGTGAAGAGTTCCGTAAGGTTTCATACACTGGATCTGTAAGTGCAGGGGTTGTTACCGGTTTTGGGGCGTTTGGTTACCATGTTGCCATGATTGCGATGATGCAAATTCTAGCCGAGATCAAAGCGATTAAAGAGAGCCAAGCCCAGCAACAGCAACAGATCGAGAAGGAGTAG
- the dnaJ gene encoding molecular chaperone DnaJ yields MDYYELLGVDKGASKEAIKKAFKQLARKYHPDYNPDNHEAEEKFKQISEAYGVLSDDQKRQIYDRYGKEGLEGRGMGGFSDLGDIFADLFGEDSLFSSAFGFGKRAQQSKISRDVLVGLELSFKEAVFGCKKSVDLEYKAFCVDCQGSGAKDNKMQACKVCQGRGQTFVQQGFMTMASTCAKCQGSGQIALEKCIPCKGEGFILQKESFELDVPEGIDNKNRIRVPNRGNEYQRGLRGDLYLEAVVGEDEHFLRDGCNIYIEVPVFFTSIPLGSKIMVPSLQKELELQIPPNAQDRAQFVFKNEGVRDIHTGRYGNLVAVLKILYPQKLTDKQRNLLTQLHESFGFESEPYKNVFEVCYGKVKQWLQDLVKK; encoded by the coding sequence GTGGATTATTACGAACTCTTGGGCGTGGATAAAGGGGCGAGCAAGGAAGCCATTAAAAAGGCGTTTAAGCAACTTGCCCGCAAATACCACCCCGATTACAACCCCGACAACCACGAGGCGGAAGAGAAGTTCAAGCAAATCAGCGAGGCTTATGGGGTGCTCAGCGACGATCAAAAACGCCAAATTTACGACCGCTACGGCAAAGAGGGTTTAGAGGGGCGGGGCATGGGGGGCTTTAGCGATTTGGGCGATATTTTTGCCGACTTATTTGGCGAGGATTCGCTCTTTTCGAGTGCCTTTGGTTTTGGCAAACGCGCGCAGCAAAGCAAAATCTCTAGAGATGTGCTTGTGGGCTTGGAGCTTAGTTTTAAAGAGGCGGTGTTTGGCTGTAAAAAGAGTGTGGATTTGGAATACAAAGCCTTTTGCGTGGATTGTCAAGGCAGTGGGGCGAAGGACAATAAAATGCAAGCGTGCAAGGTGTGCCAAGGGCGGGGGCAAACCTTCGTGCAACAAGGTTTCATGACGATGGCAAGCACTTGTGCTAAGTGTCAAGGTAGCGGACAAATTGCCCTAGAAAAGTGCATCCCCTGCAAGGGAGAGGGCTTTATCTTGCAAAAAGAGAGTTTTGAGTTGGATGTGCCCGAGGGCATTGACAATAAAAACCGCATTAGAGTGCCCAATCGGGGCAATGAATACCAAAGGGGGCTCAGGGGGGATTTATATTTAGAGGCCGTGGTGGGAGAGGATGAGCATTTTTTACGCGATGGGTGTAATATTTACATTGAAGTGCCCGTGTTTTTCACCTCTATCCCTTTGGGCTCTAAAATCATGGTGCCCTCTTTGCAAAAAGAGCTAGAGTTGCAAATCCCCCCCAACGCCCAAGATCGGGCGCAATTTGTGTTTAAAAACGAGGGGGTAAGAGACATCCACACGGGGCGTTATGGCAATTTAGTGGCGGTGTTGAAAATTTTATATCCGCAAAAACTCACAGACAAACAAAGAAACCTTTTGACGCAATTACACGAAAGTTTTGGGTTTGAGAGCGAGCCTTATAAAAATGTGTTTGAGGTGTGTTATGGCAAGGTCAAGCAATGGTTACAAGACCTAGTCAAAAAGTAG
- the fliM gene encoding flagellar motor switch protein FliM — protein MADILSQEEIDALLEVVDEGDDVNTLQKHEILPQKQITLYDFKRPNRVSKEQLRSFRSIHDKMARSLSSQVSAIMRSIVEIQLHSVDQMTYGEFLMSLPSPTSFNVFSMKPVGGNGVLEVNPSIVFPMIDRLLGGKGSAYEQMREFSDIELNLLDTILKQVMQILKDIWAPVTEFYPTIDAKESSANVVQIVAQNEIVIMVVMEIVIGHSRGMMNLCYPVISIEGILSKMGNRDVMLTETSSKKSRNKELQALVGGASVDVSAFLGGVQLTLKEVLDLVVGDTIRLNKVANDVVVVNIDKKERYLATVGYKGYRKTIQIKEVVQTEKDKVKEILEVLENQRKIKIGNIKEEEE, from the coding sequence ATGGCTGATATTCTAAGTCAAGAAGAGATCGATGCCCTTTTAGAGGTCGTGGATGAGGGCGATGATGTCAACACTCTACAAAAACACGAGATCCTACCCCAAAAGCAGATCACGCTTTACGACTTCAAACGCCCCAATCGGGTGAGTAAGGAGCAGTTGCGCTCTTTTAGAAGCATCCACGACAAAATGGCTAGAAGCCTCTCTAGCCAAGTCTCCGCGATCATGCGCTCCATTGTGGAGATCCAACTGCACAGCGTGGATCAAATGACTTATGGGGAGTTTTTAATGAGCCTACCTAGCCCCACAAGCTTTAATGTCTTCTCCATGAAACCCGTGGGGGGCAATGGGGTGTTGGAGGTCAATCCTAGCATTGTTTTTCCTATGATCGATCGCTTGCTTGGAGGCAAGGGGAGTGCTTACGAGCAAATGCGCGAGTTTAGCGACATTGAGTTGAACCTTTTAGACACCATTTTAAAGCAGGTCATGCAAATCTTAAAGGATATTTGGGCACCCGTAACCGAGTTTTACCCCACCATTGACGCTAAAGAGTCGAGCGCAAATGTGGTGCAAATCGTGGCGCAAAATGAAATCGTCATCATGGTGGTGATGGAGATTGTGATCGGGCACTCTAGGGGAATGATGAATTTATGCTACCCGGTGATCTCCATTGAGGGGATTCTTTCTAAAATGGGTAATCGCGATGTGATGCTCACGGAAACCAGCTCTAAGAAAAGCCGTAATAAAGAATTGCAAGCCCTAGTGGGGGGGGCAAGCGTGGATGTGTCGGCATTCTTAGGCGGGGTGCAACTCACCTTAAAAGAGGTCTTGGATTTAGTGGTGGGGGACACGATCCGCTTAAACAAGGTCGCCAATGATGTGGTTGTGGTCAATATTGACAAGAAGGAACGCTACCTAGCCACAGTGGGTTATAAAGGTTATCGCAAAACCATCCAAATTAAAGAAGTGGTCCAAACCGAAAAAGACAAAGTCAAAGAAATCCTAGAAGTGCTGGAAAACCAACGAAAAATCAAAATCGGCAACATTAAGGAGGAAGAAGAGTGA
- the folK gene encoding 2-amino-4-hydroxy-6-hydroxymethyldihydropteridine diphosphokinase has translation MQTLVYSPFYPRKCKRAWRLKNSVVWGIGSNEGASGAIFERLWRWLANNRMFSALCSSPLYINPPFGYTEQNDFYNATLVFTTRWSLNQLLGLLFYLERRFGRARQRAFKNAPRTLDIDMIFYNRVVYKQAHLSLPHPKWAKRPSVTLPLFLQALAWGQM, from the coding sequence ATGCAAACTTTGGTGTACTCCCCCTTTTATCCTAGAAAGTGCAAGCGGGCGTGGCGCTTAAAAAACAGCGTGGTGTGGGGAATCGGCAGTAATGAGGGCGCATCGGGGGCGATTTTTGAAAGGCTGTGGCGCTGGCTGGCAAATAATCGCATGTTTTCAGCATTGTGCTCTTCGCCCCTTTACATCAACCCGCCCTTTGGCTACACAGAGCAAAACGACTTTTACAACGCCACGCTTGTTTTCACGACTCGTTGGAGTTTAAACCAACTCTTAGGGCTTTTGTTCTACCTAGAACGCCGTTTTGGGCGTGCAAGACAGAGAGCTTTTAAAAACGCACCGAGGACTTTAGACATCGATATGATTTTTTACAACCGCGTGGTTTACAAACAAGCCCACTTGAGCCTACCCCACCCTAAGTGGGCAAAACGCCCCTCTGTCACGCTGCCCCTATTTTTACAAGCTTTGGCGTGGGGGCAGATGTGA
- a CDS encoding aminopeptidase P family protein, which yields MAHFTTDENAQYFACGYSCDHAIFLQFEGEAFFITDARYTLEAHTNLKNAEVIETTDLWQALVELIPSGLKELYFDPTQVSVQAYKHLQSALPDLKLVGEADYHRKQRIIKTPEQVALLKKAQELNKEAFDAFAKYLHTAHAPSEHFLQFKVKEFLTYSGEFDLSFEPIVAINANAAKPHALPSKDPLAEGDLLLVDVGLKYERYCADRTRTAFFKEGFSFSKEQSFKDKELQKIYDVVRKAQEFTIDNLRAGMTGKEIDSLARGVIDKAGYGAYFAHSTGHGIGLDIHELPFISQRSETIIEEGMVFSIEPGIYLPGKFGVRIEDLVAVQGSRAVVL from the coding sequence TTGGCGCATTTTACTACCGATGAAAATGCGCAATACTTCGCTTGTGGCTACAGTTGCGACCATGCGATTTTTTTGCAATTTGAGGGGGAGGCGTTTTTCATCACCGATGCTCGCTACACTTTAGAGGCACACACAAATCTTAAAAACGCCGAGGTGATCGAAACCACGGATTTGTGGCAAGCATTGGTCGAACTTATCCCAAGCGGACTTAAGGAACTTTACTTTGATCCCACACAAGTGAGTGTACAAGCCTATAAACATTTGCAAAGTGCCTTGCCCGATCTTAAGCTAGTTGGGGAAGCGGATTATCACCGCAAGCAAAGGATCATTAAAACCCCCGAGCAAGTGGCTTTGCTGAAAAAAGCGCAAGAGCTAAACAAAGAGGCGTTTGACGCCTTTGCAAAGTATCTACACACCGCCCACGCACCCAGCGAACATTTTTTGCAATTCAAAGTCAAGGAGTTTTTGACCTACAGCGGAGAGTTTGACCTAAGCTTTGAACCGATTGTAGCGATCAATGCCAACGCCGCCAAGCCCCACGCTCTGCCCTCCAAAGACCCCTTAGCCGAGGGGGATTTGCTCTTGGTGGATGTGGGCTTGAAGTATGAACGCTACTGCGCCGATCGCACCCGCACGGCATTTTTTAAAGAGGGCTTTAGTTTCTCTAAAGAGCAGAGCTTTAAAGATAAAGAATTGCAAAAAATTTACGATGTGGTGCGAAAAGCCCAAGAGTTTACCATTGACAACTTAAGGGCGGGCATGACAGGCAAAGAGATCGACAGCTTAGCTAGAGGCGTGATTGACAAAGCCGGCTATGGAGCTTATTTTGCGCACAGCACGGGGCATGGGATCGGGCTAGACATCCACGAGTTGCCCTTCATCTCCCAAAGAAGCGAAACCATCATTGAAGAGGGCATGGTGTTCTCTATTGAGCCAGGGATTTATCTTCCGGGCAAGTTTGGGGTGCGGATTGAAGATTTAGTGGCTGTGCAGGGCTCAAGGGCTGTTGTGTTGTGA